Below is a genomic region from Mycoplasma phocoeninasale.
AAATTGTGTGAGAGAAATCTATATTCTCATCACGCCAACTTGAATTATCTTAATTATTATTTTTATCAACATCTTCTTTTTAAATACTTTAATCTCGATAAGACAATTTATTGCAAATAATTAGCCAATTAAACAAAGAATAATTTCAATTCAGAAGACAACAAACAGGTGATTTATCTTGAAATTTTTAAGCAATTTTAACAGCGCCGATATTTCGCCATAAATTCACAGAATCAACAAGAAGATAGGGAAATCAAAGTGATACATATATGATATAAAAGTTTTAATGGTTCCATTTTTTATCTAAAAAAATGAAAGCCTATTTTAGCGGGCTTCCATTTCGTATGAGATCATCAATTTTTTGAGATATTTTTAATAAAATATTTATCTTTCATTAATTGTTTGAGAAATTATTTTTCGTAGTTGAATGCTTAATTTTTCAAGGGCTAATTCACCTACGGAATCATTACGCAAAATAATAATTTTTTTAGCAGAAGATTTGGCAATTTTTCATCATTCACTATCTTTTTTAATATCATATTCATCATAGTATTTATGGTATAAATCTAAATATCGATTTTCTAATCTTCTTCGGTCTTTTTCTTTGCCATTTATCGAACTTTGAAGACGTCATTTCTTAATATTCTCTCACGGTGGTAGCATAATTATTAGTAAGTCAATTTTATTTTTTACAGAAAGGAGGAATTTATATTTTTTGAATAGCTTATTTCACAATTTTTTTTTCAGATAAATCGAATTTATTTTCTTTTGCGAGAATATATCCATATAGAAAACTATCTACATATGCCTATCGAGAATATTGATTTCCGCCTTCAAGTTCGGCTTGTTCAAGCATATCTTTTTGAGAACAAAAGAACATTTCCTGTGCTAGGTAAAAATTTTTATTATTAGTTAGGGCTGATGTATAAGGATCATCGCCTTTAAGATAAGGCCTTTCATCGATTAAAGTAATATGATTTTCGTAAATATATTTTTGAATGATCTTGCTTTGTAAAAGGGTACTTTTCCCAGAACATCCAGGACCAGTAATAGCAATAATTTTTTTCAATTTAGATGCTTTAAAAGATTTTATAAAGATGTAAATTGATAAAATCATGTATGAAATATTAATGATAATCAAATTAATATTTAATATTCCAATACCAGCAAAAAACATAATTGAAAGAATATTCTTAGCTTGTCACAATATTCATGATTCAATGAATCCTAAAAACATCATAATGATGGCCACTATTAATATCGTGTTAATCGTTGCAATTAGCACTTTTGAAGCATAAAATTATTAAAGTTTTTAGCAAAAACAACGTTCTTATTTAATATTTGACCATAAAGATTAGTATAAATTTATTTAAAGTTTGTCTAATAATTAACAGAGTTGATAAACAAAAATATGTGTTTTATAACAAAAGTAAAGAATAGACTTTAATTTAATAAAGTTTTTAAAAAATAATTAAATTTTCAATTTTTAACTTATATTAATACGCTTATAATAAAATAATAATAATAATAAAGCAGCAATTAATTAGGGGACTATTGATGAATGATAAACAAACACGAGGCAGAGAAGTTAATATGGATAATATTTTTCAAGATCCTATTAAAACATTCTATGAGCCTTTAGTTATAAATATAAAAGAAAAGTTTAACAAAGTATTTAAAGAAAAAATAATGAATAATTTAACTGAAAAATTATTGGTTGAATATAAGGATAATGAAAATACTATTGATAAATTAAATAAAGAACAAGATATTAGGTATAAAAAAGATAAGGTTTTTTGAAGAGAAAAAACAAATTATTTCATTAAGATTCTTTGTTTTTGCATAATTGGTATATTCTTTTTATGATTTTTCTTAAATAACAGTAAAATCTTGAGAAAATACCGTTGATTTTCTTATGAAACAAAAGTGAGAATCGAAGAATTAAGAGACAGGGACAAAAGTATATTACTTCAAGTGTATTCTCGCTATTCACTTGCTGATATAAAAGATATTATTTTAGAAGAATTTCAAATAAAGAGGGTTCACAATTATCATCCAGAAGAATTAAAAGCATTTACTGATAATTCTAAATTTTTATGTTTTTATTCAGTGAATAAATATGCCATTAGAAATTCCCACTATTATGATTTATTATATTCTGTGTTAGAGTGAAAAGATGTTATTACTGTTGGCTCAGCAGAACCTGTGTTTCATTATAATGAAAGTTTATTGAAGGATAGTACAAATATTTATGGAAATCACATTGAAAAAACACCTTTTGTTACCATTAAAAATGCTACTAGTATAGCAACAAATTATTTACCAAAATTTTCGTTTGTTGAAAATGAGGACAAAACAATGAATCAGGACGAATATAATGAGGCTATAAGAAACGGCGCTATATTGCTAGAAAACCAAGAGTTTTATAAATATTATGGATTTGATTTTAACAATGAAGTTGATACGCTTTCATACTTTGGTACAAATGTGCAAGAAAAATTTATTGCGTATGCTAAATATATGATTTCTAACAATGAAGTAACTTATCCACTAATAAAAACACAGTCCAATATTTACTCATCAAGAGAATATAATAATTCGTTGCTTTTCTATTCAAAGGTTCATGACTGATTACAGTATGAAATCGATCTTGAAAAACGTTGAACAATTGAAGAAATTAATGACAAACTTGTCCTTTTAATTACTGACGTATTAAAGCCAGTGTTTAAATCATTGACTAAGCTATATTTAAATAGATATATTTCTTCTGAAAGTTTTAATGAAGTAGGTAATGACTATATTTCATCATATAAAAATATGAAAAACATAGAGAAAGAAATTGGGGAAAATAATATTTATTGACTAAATAAAATAATCGGAGGAAGATTTTTTTCATTTGTAACGCGAAGGGCTCATCGAAACGCTAATTATCAAATTGTAGGTTCTGATTATATTAATAAAACTATTGAATTAACAATAAAAATGACTTCATTCAATGCTAGTGAAGAATTTGCCCATGTTTACAAAAAGGGTGTTTGTGTAAAAGTTCCGTATATTCGCTACAAGCAATTTTCAGAATTTAAAAAAACTTTTATAAATGATGAGTTTCATTTGTCTGAAATAAATGCTGAAATTTACGCACATAATAATAACAACTCATATGCTATTAGTAATACTGGGAATGAAAATTTAGATTTGCTAATAAGAGAAAATAAGATCACCTTTAATGCTGAAGCAACTAAAAATATTCATGAATTAGAAAAAGCAATAAAGATTATTAGCAAATTTTATTCCAAATTTACAAAACTGCATTATTATTCAAAGTTTTTAGTTGATAATCAAGGGATATCCATCTACATTAACGAGGTTAATGAATCAGATGTTAATTTAGAATTAATAGACAAGATTATAAAAGAAACTATATATGAGTAAAATCTTTATTGAATAGTATAATTGAAAGAGAATTACAAAGGAGAAAAATGTTATTTGATACAAGAAATCAACAACCCAGCGAAGGCGCTAAGCCAAATGTTGATAATACAATAAAGAAACCAGAGCCAACAGGTTTCGAAAAATTTTTATTCGTTTTATTGTTTATTATTACTATTGGTTTTTTCGGAATTAACTATTATCGCAAGAAGAACCTTCTTTTGAGAAGAATAAATGAGATTCAAGAAGCTTCTTCGCTTATTCAAGCCGCTGAAAAGAAAAGAAGAGCAACATTAATTAAACAACTAGATGCCGTAAAAGGTTATGCAAAATTTGAAAATTCAACATTAACTGAAGTTACTAGAATGAGATCAAAACTAATTGAATTAGAGAACGAACATAATGCTTCGGAACTAAAATCACAATTGGATGGCATTCAAAGAAATATTAACTTACAATTTGAAGCATATCCTGATTTAAAAGCAAATCAATTGTTCTTACAATTCAATACCGAAATAGCTTTACAAGAAGATGAAATATATTCAACCATTAGAATTTATAACATGAGAGTAAAATCATTTAATTCAGAAATTTACACATTTTGAACTAACTGCGTTGCAAAAAAGATTGGAGCTTATAATCAACCACTATTCTCTGCCAGTGAACAAGAAAGACAAGATGTCAGTACTTCTTCATTATCAGAAATGAAATTCTAAAACTAACCAACTTCGGTTAGTTTTTTAATAAATTATTATTATCTTCAAGAATGTAACAAACTTTTTTTATAATATTTCCTAAATCTAACTAAAAGTAATACAGTATGATAACAAATTAATTATTGCAGATTGAAAGGTTTATAAAATTATAAAAATTGATTTTTTAAGAGCATATATAAAAAACATTAAGAGCTAAAAATTAATTTCTTTATAAATATATTATTTTTTAGATTTGTTATTTAATGTATTTTTATTTTTTATTTGAGATCAATTATCAATTTACATGTTGCAACATAATGGAAAAGTAATTTATTCCATTTTAAAACTTTTATTTTTCATATATAAAATAAATTAATTTAAATATAAATTTTTATAAAGTTATCTCATTTTTCACTCATTATCTTTGGATTATTTATTTTATTTAAACTTATCAAAAATTTTTAATTTTATACTACTCTTTTATCGCAAGTTTTATGCATCACAGTCATTTCAATGAGATACTTGTAAATATTAGAATAAAGGGTACTACATCAATTTATAATTGTAAATAGTTAATATTAATACTGTTTTGCAACCAATAAACTTGCTACTATTTTTTAATTAATGTAATTAAAAAATGATAAAAATTTATCATCACTTTAAAAAAGTCCAAGCATCTGCCGATGCTGAACTTAAATTTTAATAAGACTTGAATTTAAAAAGTTTAAATTGAGTTCGAAATATTCAATTCACTTTCATAATATTTACGGCCTATATTTGAATTATCTAATTGTTTTTTTACTAATTTCTTCAATCTTAGTCATCCAGGTATTGAAAAAAAGAACGCTATAGGAAAGAATAAAATTGCCATAGAAAATAATATTATTGCTTCCTTATTCTTAAATTCCCTCCCAATTTTAAGTCCTAAAATATTATATTTTACACAGAAAAAAGATGAAAAAATAAGCATCGCGAAAAAGAATCAATATAATATCTTTTTACTTTTGTCAGAAAAACTATATGGTCATGAAATTGTAGGTAATAATATTCAAAAAATTAAAGCAATTATAAATATGATCATCAAGAAAAGGGATAAGCCAAGAATTTTTCTAATTGTCTCTTTAATCTGATACATAATCTAATCTCCTCATATTATTTTTTTGCTGGTAATCCATATAATATTTTTTTAACTTTTTAATTATAAATTATTTTTATGTATATTCTTCAAATCGAAGTTAAATAAAAAAATAACCAAAAGGTTCTTGGTTATTTTTGGTGAATTTTACAAATGGTACGCCCTAGAGGATTCGAACCTCTGACCCAATGGTTAAAAGCCATTTGCTCTACCTTCTGAGCTAAGGGCGCATCTGGTGCCCAGAACTGGACTTGAACCAGCACGGCCATTACAGCCAACGGATTTTAAGTCCGTAGCGTCTACCATTCCGCCACCTGGGCAGGTGTCGCTTTTTAATGCTTTATTATTATAATATTATTTTCAAAATTTATGAAATAAAAAAGATTTTTTTTATAATATTTTTAAGAAATAGCTAGAGTAGCTAAGATCAAGATAGGTCTTTTTTATTAAAAAAATGAGAGTTAAGGGGTTAATTAATGATATTGCTAAGTTTTGCAGAAGAATTAGAAGCGGAGGCTTTTTTGGAAAATAGTCAAATTAAGAAACTTAAAGACTACGATCTAAAGATAAAAAATAACTACCAAAAACTAATTTTGTACCAATATAAAAATAAAAATTTTTTAGTCGCTTTCACCGGCGTGGGAAAAGTTAATGTTGCTATATTTCTAACTCATATTATCAATAGTTTCAAACGAAAAATCAAAGCAATTATAAATTGTGGTCCAGCTGGAGCAGCCTTTAATGGTGAAATTGGTGAAGTCTTTTTGATTAAAAGAACAAACTACTATGATGTTAATCTTACTGCCTTACCAAATTATGAACTAGGACAGCTACCAAGCTTGCCAGTATACTATAGAACTGATTATAAGTTATATAAGCGACTTAACCTTAATGAAGGAAGTTGTGCCACTGCTGATAAATTTGCAACCAAAAACGATGTTGAAATTATTAATAAAAATTTTAGGAGAGATTACTATCTTGTTGATATGGAATGTGCTGCTTATGCCCAAGTGGCAGCTTCATTTAATAAAAAATTTCTTGCAATCAAAGTAATTTCTGATGTCATTAAACACAACAATTCGCTTGAATATCGTGAAGCAAAAAAAATATGAGAAGCAAGTTTAGCTAATACATTAATGAAAATTTTAGAAATGAGAGAGTAAAAATGAAATATATTGATGTTCACACCCATCCCTTTAAAGAATACTATGAAGATCCTTATCAAACAGTTGTTGAATGACATAAAAATAATATGGAAAAATTATTTATTTGTGGAACCTCTCGTGAAGATTCAGTTGAGCTTTTAGATCTTTGTGGCAGAGAAGATTATTTATTTCCAATCATTGGAATTCATCCAACATTAAGTAAAGGAGCTGAAGATGGTGAATTTATCGAAAATATTATTAATAAAGATGTTGTGGCAATTGGAGAAATTGGTTTAGATTATCACTATGATAATAGTCCAAGTAAAGAAATTCAAAAAAGTAGTTTTATTGCCCAACTTGAAATAGCAAAAAAATACAATATTGCCGCTATGCTCCATATTCGTGACGCTCTAGAAGATGCCTATGAAATAATTAGTCAACCGCAATATCAAGATCTGAAGATAATTTTTCATTCATTTAGTGGTGATGAAAATTTTGTAAGAAAATGTTTAGGACATAAGAATTTTTATTTTTCCATTAGTGGTGTGGTGACTTTCAAGAATGCGAAAATTTTACAAGATGCTGTTAAATTAATTCCGATTGATAGACTATTTTGTGAAACTGATACACCTTATTTAGCTCCAACTCCAATGCGAGGCAAGCCTAATATTAGCCCATATGTTATGTACACTTATCAATACATAGCAAATTTAAAAAATATAGGCGAAGAAAAACTAGTTTCACAAATTCAAAATAATGTTAAGAAAGTGTTTAAAATTTAATAATGATTGAAGCAAAAAAATCATTTGGGCAAAATTTCCTAATTAATAAAAAAATACAAAACGCAATTGTTGAAGCAGCTGACATAATTGAAAAGGATGTAATTGAAATTGGTCCAGGGCAAGGAGCACTGACTGATATTTTAGTTCAAAAAGTTAAATCTTTAGTTGCCTATGAACTAGATCCAAGGTTATATGAATATTTAAAGACTAAAAATTATCTTGCTAATATCAAAATTTTAAATCAAGATTTTTTAACTGCTAATTTTAGTGATAACTATACTGATCAAATTAGCATTATCGGAAATATTCCTTACAATATTACCTCACCAATTCTATTTAAAATTTTAGATAACTACTTAATGATAGATTCTGCAACTTTAATGGTTCAAAAGGAAGTTGCACAAAGATTAGTGGCAACTCCCTCTTCAAAAATTTACGGTAAGCTATCAATAACTTTTCAAATTTTTGGTAACATTAAAAAAATCATCGATGTAAACGCAGCACAATTTATTCCAGCACCAAAAGTAGATTCAGCAGTAGTTAAAATTGATTTTATCCACAATAATGATTATATCAATGAGAATAAAGATAAAATCATTGAATTCGTTGCTTTATGCTTTCAATTCAAAAGAAAAACACTAGTAAATAATCTCCTAGGAAGATATTCAAAAGAAAAAATTACTTCATCATTTTCCAAACTAAATTTAAAGTTAAATATTCGTGCAGAAAACCTAAGTAGGAAAAATATCTTAGATTTATTTGCAATTTTAGAGAATAAAAAAATGCCCGTTTAAGGCAAATTAGTTATAGTAAATAATTATGCTACTAATCCGTATTTTTTTAAAGTTCTAGCTGTTTTTGCAGTTACACGAACTCTTTTTTTAGAGCCATTTTCATTTAAAACGGTTACCTTTTGAAGATTAAGATCAAATGTTCTTTTTGAAGTATTTAGAGCATGTGATCTTTTGTTTCCACTTAAAGGTTTTTGGTTGGTTAGTTGATCTCTTCCTGGCATATTCACTCCTTTTCAAGTTTTGTATTTTAAATTAGTATTCTTAATATTTTATATTAAATTTATTGATTTTTATTTTATTTTATTTTTTAGCAACAATTTGATAAACATTATCGTCAACCCAAACAGTATCACCAACTCTGATTTTGGCGTTACGTCCGTCTGGTTGTCTATCATTTATTAAAATTTTGTGAACCTTAATAAAGTATTTGGCCATTCCACCAGTTGGACATAAATCAGCCATCTTTAAAAATTGACTTAACTTAATAAATTCTTGCTCTATTTCAATTTGCATATTAAAATCCTTTTTGTGGTGTTATTAGCTGTAGTACGTCAGGCTTACTATCAGATTTAATTACAATTCTCATTCGGTCCTTAGTTAAAAGAATTCTTAAATCTTCATCATAAACTGATATGGCTTCTTTTAAAAATCGACTATTTAAAGCTAATTTTAAATCATCACCATCATATTTGAAATTCTCTGTTTTTACTTCAGCATTAGCAACTTCATCTCTTGTTGACAAAATTGTCAGAAGATCATGAGTTACATGAAGTTTTATTTTATTGTAATTTTCAGTAATAATAACTGAAGCCTTACTTAAGAGACTACTTAACTCTTTTTTTGATATTTTTATTTCATTTTCAAATTCTTTAGGAACAATTTTAGAAACATCTTGATATACCTGGTCAATTACTTTGGATTGAATAATTGTTCCGTCCATCTCAAATAGAACTTTTTGGTCAGAAATATTCAGTGTTACCTTACCGTTGTATTCGAAGTTCAAAATATCACGAATGTTTTTAGCTAGAATAGAAATATTAAAATCAACATCTTCAGCAATTGCTTTCTTCTCTTCAGCGTAACGGTAGCGGTCAGTGGTTAAAAATTTTAGCATGTGATTTTGTGCCGAGATATTAATACAACATAAAATTAAATTCATTTCGTTAGTTGAAGCCGCAAAAATGACATCTTTAGCCAAAGATTTTAAATCATCTCAGTTGATTGAAATCTTATCGCCATATACTGTGAAATCAATTTCAGGATAATCATATGTTGAATACAAATTCAAGCGATAATTATCATTTTTTGTTGAAATTTCAAGATTTTTTTCATCGGATTTCAAGAGTAGATCACCATCTAAACGCTTGATAATGTTTTTAAAAATTCCTAATTCAACTAAAATAATTCCCGGAGTAATAATTTCGGCATTGATATTGGCTTGAATTTCATGTTTAATACTAATTTCGCCATTAGATCCAATTAGCACAATTTTACTATCTTCTGCCTTAATTAGAATTCCCTTCATTACCGGAATAAAGGGATTAGGATCAATTGCCTTTGCTACTCTTTCAATGGCAGCATCTAAGATTAGTTTGTTTATTTTTAATTCCATGATATTCTCCTTAATTTATATAATCATTCGTAAATTTTCTTTGATTTTTTCAATTGCTAGTTTTAGCGTTGGGTTAATCTTAATATTTTTATCAATTCAATTAATTGAAACAATAACTGTCGAATGTGATTGATTACCTACCATTTTACCAATATCTTTTAGAGTGTGACTAAAATTATTTTTAATTAAGTAAACGGCAATTCTTCGGGCAATTACAATGTTTTCCTTTCTTGAATTGCTAGTAATTTTTTTCTTATCAATTTTATAGTATTTGCTTACCACATCAATAATTCTTTCCGGGGTGATATTTTCTTTGATTTGAGTCACATTATGAAAAATACTTTTCATTGTTCTTAAATCATATGTGAAATAATCATCACCTTCTGAAAATAACTTTATTCGGTTAATAGCCCCCTCAATGCTACGAATTGAGTTAGAGAAATTTCTAGCGATGAAGCGAAGACTTTCATCTTCTCACAACTCAGGATCAATATTATTTTCTTTCAATTTGAACCTCAAAATATTAATTACATCTTCAATATCGGGAACGGCAATCTCTAGTGTTAGACCCCCGTTAAACCTAGTAATAAACCTTTGCTCAAAACCACCCAAATCATTTGGTTTTTTATCGCCACATATTATGATTTGCTTTTGATTAGTGATCATTGTGTTAATAATGTTAAACAAAACATTTAGTGTATTTTCTTTATTGCCATATTGTTGAACATCGTCAAACATCAAACAATCATAATTAGTTAACTCATCAACAATTTTATTTATTTGGGCATGATTTTTAGATTTAAGCTGTTCAACTAATTGTCGAGTAAATAAGTCGGGATTAATGTACAAACATGAGCGATTATTTTTCTTCAATTCATTTCCAATCGCGTGCAATAAATGAGTTTTCCCCAAACCACTAGGTGAATGAATGAAAAGCGGTGAATAAATAATTTTTTGACTTTTGCATATTACCTTTGCGGCTTTAAGCACTATTTGATTAAATTTACCAACCGCATAATTATCGAATGTTAAATTATTTTTAATATCAGTAAAAAGTTTTTTATTTTTTAAAACTTGTTCCTGCTCACCATTAACAACATTTAAAGAATTCAGTTCGCTCAAACTAGTAATAAAAATCGCATTAACTGGCCTTTCATATACATTTCTAATTGCTCTAGCTACATTTGTGCTATGTGCTGATTTGATGTATAAAAATATGCTTTCAGGACATAGTAAATAAACATTATCATCTTGCTCATGAACGATATGAATATTCGACAAAATTTGATTATAAATAAAAGAGTCGCTAGAATTGTTTTTTAATTCATTTTGAAATGATATGTTATTAACTTTAAGATCAGCTTGTAAATCTTTAGATGTTTTCATATTGTAATTATATTTAAAATTTAAATTATTTATACATTTAGCACAATTTTAATTTTTAAGATTCCTAATTGTTGCATGTAAAAAAATACAATTATTTTATTAAAAATAATGGTTAAAAGGCTGTTTTTTAGTTTTTTATTCAAATAAAAATAAAATTTTTATATTAAACACGACGTTAATATCCATAAATGCAACATTAAATTATATAATTATTGCATATGCTTGTATTAAACATATGATAATGGTTTGACCATTAAAATTGAAAGGAATGAGATGACAAAAAAATCTAAAATCGTAATCGGTTCACTGATTGCGGGGGCTGGAGTATTAATTGCTGCGCCTTTAGTTGTTTATGGAATATACTATGGCGTGAGAAATGCCAATACTAAAAAAGCGATTGCGAATTATGATAAAAATGAAGATTTAAAGCGATTTAAGAATGCTGAAGATGAATTCAATAAGAAAAGTCGTGAAATCAACAGTATAAAAAATGAAATTGCTGAAATAAATAAAGAACTTCAAAAAAATAAGGATAATGCTGAACTTAAAAGCAGATTGGAAGCACAAACTAAAAAACTAGAAGAAGCTACTAAATCTGCTACCACAGCTCAACAAGAATTAGACAATGCTGATGATAAGCTACTAGACACTTTACAAAAACTTGTTAGATTTAGTGATGGTAGTGAAAAGATGAAGGAAATTGTTGCTGACTACATCTTAGCCATTAAAAGAGCTGCAGACAGAAGAAAAGAAACTGACCTAAATGGAGTTGACGAATTTTATCCAAGTAAATCCGATTCAGATAAAATTGTTGCTTACTATGACAAATACATTAGCCTACTTGATGGAATAAAATATGATGATTTAACAGTTGTTACTCTAGCATGAAGAGAAGGTGTTAAATATGATTGAGAAATTACAAAAAATAATTACTCTGCTGGTGGAAGATATTTACTAAACTCATTTGATTTTGGACCAGCTTCTTCATATCCAGCTAACTCATTTTATGAAAGTATTAACGGAATTAGCGAAGAGAATGCTCCAAAAGCTCTTAACAATTTAAAAGAAGCTTTGGAAAGAAACATTGTTTTATCTAAAGTTGTTATTAAAAATAACGTTAAAGCAATCTTAGAATCATTATATGCAAGTGATCTAGAAAACTTCTTAAAGGGTAACCAAGAAGAAATATCGGTTCAAGATTTCATTAAAAATTCTTCACAAACACCAAATCTAAAGGCATTTCACGAATGATATGCTACAGAATATTACACAAGATCAGACCATGGTGAAGGTGAAAATCTTCAAACTCTCAAATTGATGAAGAAAAATAAACTAAACGAAATTGAAAATATAATTACTGTCAATGATAATATGGTTTATGGATTAGGATTTACCGAAAAAGATCTTAATGCTAAAAATGTTGGCTTAGTTGGCATTAAAGGAAATGAAGAATCAAATGGTAAAAAACTATATGATGCAATTTTAAAAATGTCAACAACAAGTGATGACAGTGCTGATACAGTATTTCAATCAGGATACCAAACCACAAAAACAGCAACTGCAAATATGACAAAAATTGCTGGTTTAGTTGCTGACTTGATTGCTGGTGAAGGAAAAGCGTGAAGCCCAACATTCAAATATGATGCAAATGGTATTAATGGTTCAAAAATTGAAAATGTAACCCTTCCAGTTAGAGATGCTAATGGAAACATAACTCTAGAAAACTTCAATAAATGATTAAACCAAGAACAATTCTTCTTTGGTCGTGAAGATGAATCATATTACACAAAACAAGTAAAAGACAAACTAAAATCTGATTTGGCTGATGATGTTAAACAGTTAGAAGATTTAGGTTATGGAACTCTAATAAAAAATAATGCATCTGAAAAATATGGTTCAATCACACGTGAACAATTCTTCTACGGAGCGCTTGAAGCATTCAAGGGATATCGTCAATTTATTGAAGAAACAAAGGAACATGGACTATCATTCTTCGGTAAAAACGTTGTTGGTTACAACCCATTTACATATGAATATTCAAGAAGAACTGAAGCTGGTGTAGGAGCCTATAGTGGAGCAAGAGCATCATTCTTCTTCAATGTTGACCCATACTACTCACTGCCTAAATGATCAGTTACATCATTTGCTAACCACGAAGGTATTATGGGACACCACAACCAAATATACTATGCAAAACAATTCTTAGCAAACCAAAATGGTAGAAGTTTAGGGGATATTTTCCACTATACTTCATATGCTGAAGGTTGAGCTTTATTTATGGAATGATTTGGTATTGAATCAGGATGATATGGTACACCAGATTATGCTAGTGAAGATTACTACTCAATTCCAAAAGACTTTACCATTTCAAAAGGAATTACAAGTTTCTTTACTGCTAGAAATGAACAAGATGTAACCCAAGATATGATTGACAAAATCAAAGACCTACATGGTGGTGTATATTGAAAATTAATTGATGAAAAGAATGAAATTACCAATGAAAAAGTAAAAGCACAAAAAGCAATTAAATTAACCAACATGCTTCAATACTTTGGTGCACTAAACGAAGCACAATTACGTAACATGAGACGAGCAGTTGATACAGCATATCACGGCACAGGAATTAATGGACATGACGATCTAAAAGGCGGAGCATCAATTAACGATATTAGAAAATTCTTAAGAGCTAATTCAGCTTTAGGAATCGGTGATATTTACTCAGAATCAAGACGTTACCTAAACCTACCTGGTCAAGCAACATCATACAATGCCGGAAAAGAAAAAATGTTAGCACTTTATGACAAAGTTCGTAAACATTTCAAACTTTCAAGAGAAGAATTTGTACAAAACAAAAAACACATTGAAGTTGATGGAAAAATAATCGAAAATGCTGAAC
It encodes:
- the dnaN gene encoding DNA polymerase III subunit beta, which codes for MELKINKLILDAAIERVAKAIDPNPFIPVMKGILIKAEDSKIVLIGSNGEISIKHEIQANINAEIITPGIILVELGIFKNIIKRLDGDLLLKSDEKNLEISTKNDNYRLNLYSTYDYPEIDFTVYGDKISINWDDLKSLAKDVIFAASTNEMNLILCCINISAQNHMLKFLTTDRYRYAEEKKAIAEDVDFNISILAKNIRDILNFEYNGKVTLNISDQKVLFEMDGTIIQSKVIDQVYQDVSKIVPKEFENEIKISKKELSSLLSKASVIITENYNKIKLHVTHDLLTILSTRDEVANAEVKTENFKYDGDDLKLALNSRFLKEAISVYDEDLRILLTKDRMRIVIKSDSKPDVLQLITPQKGF
- the mtnN gene encoding 5'-methylthioadenosine/S-adenosylhomocysteine nucleosidase, which codes for MILLSFAEELEAEAFLENSQIKKLKDYDLKIKNNYQKLILYQYKNKNFLVAFTGVGKVNVAIFLTHIINSFKRKIKAIINCGPAGAAFNGEIGEVFLIKRTNYYDVNLTALPNYELGQLPSLPVYYRTDYKLYKRLNLNEGSCATADKFATKNDVEIINKNFRRDYYLVDMECAAYAQVAASFNKKFLAIKVISDVIKHNNSLEYREAKKIWEASLANTLMKILEMRE
- the rpmB gene encoding 50S ribosomal protein L28; its protein translation is MPGRDQLTNQKPLSGNKRSHALNTSKRTFDLNLQKVTVLNENGSKKRVRVTAKTARTLKKYGLVA
- a CDS encoding RNA-binding S4 domain-containing protein, translating into MQIEIEQEFIKLSQFLKMADLCPTGGMAKYFIKVHKILINDRQPDGRNAKIRVGDTVWVDDNVYQIVAKK
- the rsmA gene encoding 16S rRNA (adenine(1518)-N(6)/adenine(1519)-N(6))-dimethyltransferase RsmA, translating into MIEAKKSFGQNFLINKKIQNAIVEAADIIEKDVIEIGPGQGALTDILVQKVKSLVAYELDPRLYEYLKTKNYLANIKILNQDFLTANFSDNYTDQISIIGNIPYNITSPILFKILDNYLMIDSATLMVQKEVAQRLVATPSSKIYGKLSITFQIFGNIKKIIDVNAAQFIPAPKVDSAVVKIDFIHNNDYINENKDKIIEFVALCFQFKRKTLVNNLLGRYSKEKITSSFSKLNLKLNIRAENLSRKNILDLFAILENKKMPV
- a CDS encoding LemA family protein; translation: MLFDTRNQQPSEGAKPNVDNTIKKPEPTGFEKFLFVLLFIITIGFFGINYYRKKNLLLRRINEIQEASSLIQAAEKKRRATLIKQLDAVKGYAKFENSTLTEVTRMRSKLIELENEHNASELKSQLDGIQRNINLQFEAYPDLKANQLFLQFNTEIALQEDEIYSTIRIYNMRVKSFNSEIYTFWTNCVAKKIGAYNQPLFSASEQERQDVSTSSLSEMKF
- a CDS encoding TatD family hydrolase, which gives rise to MKYIDVHTHPFKEYYEDPYQTVVEWHKNNMEKLFICGTSREDSVELLDLCGREDYLFPIIGIHPTLSKGAEDGEFIENIINKDVVAIGEIGLDYHYDNSPSKEIQKSSFIAQLEIAKKYNIAAMLHIRDALEDAYEIISQPQYQDLKIIFHSFSGDENFVRKCLGHKNFYFSISGVVTFKNAKILQDAVKLIPIDRLFCETDTPYLAPTPMRGKPNISPYVMYTYQYIANLKNIGEEKLVSQIQNNVKKVFKI